The following are encoded together in the Prionailurus viverrinus isolate Anna chromosome B3, UM_Priviv_1.0, whole genome shotgun sequence genome:
- the LOC125168432 gene encoding olfactory receptor 4K3 yields MAWNNQSVVTEFILQGLSGSWELQIFYFLFFFIVYAATVLGNLLIVLTIMSEPRLHSPMYFLLGNLSFIDMSLASFATPKMMADFLSEHKAISFEGCITQIFFLHLLGGAEIVLLISMSFDRYVAICKPLSYLTIMSRRMCVGLVSLSWIVGIFHAMSQLAFTVNLPFCGPNEVDSFFCDLPLVIKLACVDTYILGVFMISTSGMIALVCFILLVISYTIILVTVRKHSSGGSSKALSTCSAHFTVVTLFFGPCIFIYVWPFTNFPIDKVLSVFYTIFTPLLNPVIYTLRNKDVKDCMRKLSSHIFKSRKTDHTP; encoded by the coding sequence ATGGCCTGGAATAATCAGTCAGTCGTAACTGAATTCATACTACAGGGTCTCTCCGGTTCTTGGGAACTCCAGATCttctatttcctgtttttcttcataGTCTATGCAGCCACTGTACTGGGGAACCTCCTTATTGTGCTCACCATCATGTCAGAGCCACGCCTTCACTCCCCCATGTACTTTTTGCTGGGCAATCTCTCCTTCATTGACATGTCTCTGGCCTCATTTGCCACCCCCAAAATGATGGCAGATTTCCTCAGTGAGCACAAAGCCATCTCTTTTGAAGGCTGCATCACTCAGATATTTTTCCTGCATTTGTTAGGGGGTGCTGAGATTGTACTGCTGATATCTATGTCTTTTGATAGGTACGTGGCTATATGTAAACCTCTAAGTTATTTAACCATTATGAGCCGAAGAATGTGTGTTGGGCTCGTATCACTTTCCTGGATTGTTGGCATCTTCCATGCTATGAGTCAGTTAGCATTTACTGTGAATCTGCCCTTCTGTGGACCCAATGAAGTGGACAGCTTCTTCTGCGACCTCCCCTTGGTAATTAAACTCGCCTGTGTAGACACATACATTCTGGGAGTATTCATGATCTCAACCAGTGGCATGATTGCCCTGGTGTGTTTCATCCTTTTGGTGATCTCCTATACTATCATCCTGGTCACTGTGCGGAAACATTCCTCTGGTGGGTCCTCCAAAGCCCTCTCCACTTGCAGTGCCCACTTCACTGTTGTGACCCTTTTCTTTGGCCCATGCATTTTCATCTATGTATGGCCTTTCACAAATTTCCCAATAGACAAAGTGCTCTCAGTATTTTATACCATTTTCACTCCCCTCTTGAATCCAGTGATCTATACCCTTAGAAATAAAGACGTCAAGGATTGCATGAGAAAACTTAGCAGCCATATCTTTAAGTCTAGGAAGACTGATCATACCCCTTGA
- the LOC125168445 gene encoding olfactory receptor 4K2, with the protein MDVANKSVSEFVLLGLSNSWELQLIFFIVFSLFYVATMVGNSLIVITVIADSHLHSPMYFLLTNLSIIDMSLASFTTPKMIADYLTGHKTISFDGCITQIFFLHLFTGTEIILLMAMSLDRYIAICKPLRYTSVIRPWVCATLVVASWVVGVMHSMSQVIFALTLPFCGPNEVDSFFCDLPVVFQLACVDTYVLGLFMISTSGIIALSCFILLFNSYVIVFVTIKHHSSKGSSKALSTCTAHFIVVFMFFGPCIFIYMWPLSSFLTDKILSVFYTIFTPILNPVIYTLRNQEVKTAMRKLKNRLLNPNKTTPWHYF; encoded by the coding sequence ATGGATGTGGCCAATAAGTCTGtttctgaatttgttttgctTGGACTCTCTAATTCCTGGGAACTACAGCTGATTTTCTTCAtagtgttttcattgttttatgtggCAACGATGGTTGGTAACAGTCTCATAGTCATCACGGTTATAGCTGACTCTCACCTACACTCTCCTATGTATTTTCTACTTACCAACCTTTCCATCATTGATATGTCCCTTGCTTCCTTTACCACCCCTAAGATGATTGCAGACTACCTCACTGGACACAAAACCATCTCCTTTGATGGTTGTATCACCCAGATATTTTTCCTACACCTTTTTACTGGTACTGAGATAATTTTACTTATGGCCATGTCCCTTGATAGGTATATTGCAATATGCAAGCCTCTCCGCTACACTTCAGTCATAAGACCCTGGGTGTGTGCTACCCTTGTGGTGGCTTCCTGGGTTGTGGGAGTCATGCATTCAATGAGCCAGGTCATATTTGCTCTCACATTACCATTCTGTGGTCCCAATGAAGTAGACAGCTTTTTCTGTGACCTTCCTGTGGTGTTCCAGCTAGCATGTGTAGATACTTATGTTCTGGGCCTGTTTATGATCTCAACAAGTGGCATAATTGCATTGTcctgctttattcttttattcaattCTTATGTTATTGTCTTTGTTACTATCAAGCATCATTCTTCAAAAGGATCATCTAAGGCCCTTTCTACCTGCACAGCTCATTTCATTGTTGTATTCATGTTCTTTGGGCCATGCATCTTCATCTATATGTGGCCACTAAGCAGTTTTCTTACAGACAAGATCCTGTCTGTGTTTTATACCATCTTTACTCCCATTCTGAACCCAGTAATTTATACTTTAAGGAATCAAGAAGTGAAGACAgccatgaggaaactgaaaaataGGCTTCTAAATCCTAACAAGACAACTCCttggcattatttttaa